One part of the Streptomyces ferrugineus genome encodes these proteins:
- a CDS encoding endonuclease/exonuclease/phosphatase family protein has protein sequence MRVVTWNVWWRFGPWEDRQKALLAALRELRPDVVGLQEVWAADGENQARWLAGELGMHWAWAPSPAPERWRRRIGDPAVDIGNAVLSRWPVTAQRTLRLPAPSDVDDGRLALYTRLATPSYDIPFFTTHLTSAPHASAVRCRQVTALAEFVAENRGDSPFPAVVTGDFNAWPDSDEIRLFGGCRTAPPVPGQVFFDAWEYADPAAPWATWDAVNPHVAAGFSPSARIDYIHVGPPGPGGLGHVRAVRRAGDGPVDGVWPSDHAAVVAELADTAGTG, from the coding sequence ATGCGGGTCGTGACCTGGAACGTGTGGTGGCGCTTCGGCCCCTGGGAGGACCGGCAGAAGGCCCTCCTCGCCGCGCTGCGCGAACTGCGCCCCGATGTCGTGGGCCTGCAGGAGGTGTGGGCCGCGGACGGGGAGAACCAGGCGCGGTGGCTGGCCGGTGAGCTGGGCATGCACTGGGCCTGGGCGCCCTCACCGGCCCCCGAGCGCTGGCGCCGCCGTATCGGCGATCCCGCGGTCGACATCGGCAACGCCGTGCTGAGCCGTTGGCCGGTCACCGCCCAGCGCACGCTGCGGCTGCCCGCGCCCTCCGACGTGGACGACGGCCGCCTCGCCCTGTACACCCGCCTGGCCACCCCGTCGTACGACATCCCCTTCTTCACCACCCACCTCACCTCTGCCCCGCACGCCTCGGCCGTACGCTGCCGTCAGGTCACCGCGCTCGCCGAGTTCGTGGCCGAGAACCGGGGCGACTCGCCCTTCCCGGCGGTCGTCACCGGCGACTTCAACGCCTGGCCGGACTCCGACGAGATCCGCCTCTTCGGCGGCTGCCGCACCGCGCCGCCCGTCCCCGGCCAGGTCTTCTTCGACGCCTGGGAGTACGCCGACCCGGCCGCCCCGTGGGCGACCTGGGACGCGGTGAACCCGCACGTCGCGGCCGGTTTCAGCCCGAGCGCACGGATCGACTACATCCACGTCGGGCCGCCCGGACCGGGTGGTCTGGGCCATGTGCGGGCCGTACGGCGCGCGGGCGACGGCCCCGTGGACGGCGTATGGCCCTCCGACCACGCCGCGGTGGTCGCCGAACTCGCGGACACCGCCGGCACCGGATGA
- a CDS encoding TIGR03619 family F420-dependent LLM class oxidoreductase: MPALPPDGRRLAYGIQLPVQSQSTIYAEPWEAAAGPDDLRAAAHAADRAGFDYVACCDHVAIPRRLAPAMSTIWYDPVATLAFLAAATERVRLLSHVAVVGLRHPLLTAKQYATVDHLSGGRLVLGVGAGHVREEFEALGVDFERRGPVLDESIDALRAALGPEEFPEHHGRFHHFEGLGQRPRPVQEHVPVWVGGSSPAAVRRAALKGDGWLPQGDPRDRLPAQIARIRRLREEAGIEEGPFTVGAIAEPLYVGVPGWDVGRRTLSGPPDAIAESLRAYRAMGVDQIQVRFRSRSRDELVGQIEQFGKEVAPLLR; the protein is encoded by the coding sequence ATGCCCGCCCTGCCGCCGGATGGGCGACGACTCGCCTACGGTATTCAGCTTCCCGTCCAGTCCCAGAGCACGATCTACGCCGAACCCTGGGAGGCCGCCGCCGGCCCCGACGACCTCCGCGCCGCCGCCCACGCCGCCGACCGGGCCGGCTTCGACTACGTCGCCTGCTGCGACCACGTCGCCATCCCGCGCCGCCTCGCGCCCGCGATGAGCACGATCTGGTACGACCCCGTCGCCACCCTCGCCTTCCTCGCGGCGGCCACCGAGCGCGTACGGCTGCTCAGCCATGTCGCGGTGGTGGGACTGCGGCATCCGCTGCTGACCGCGAAGCAGTACGCCACCGTCGACCACCTCAGCGGCGGGCGGCTGGTCCTCGGGGTCGGGGCCGGGCATGTGCGGGAGGAGTTCGAGGCGCTGGGGGTCGACTTCGAGCGGCGCGGGCCCGTGCTGGACGAGTCGATCGACGCGCTGCGAGCCGCTCTCGGGCCCGAGGAGTTCCCCGAACACCACGGCAGGTTCCACCACTTCGAGGGACTCGGGCAGCGTCCGCGGCCCGTCCAGGAGCACGTCCCCGTCTGGGTCGGGGGATCGTCGCCGGCCGCCGTGCGCAGGGCGGCGCTCAAGGGGGACGGATGGCTGCCGCAGGGGGACCCGCGGGACCGGCTCCCCGCGCAGATCGCACGGATACGGCGGCTCAGGGAGGAGGCGGGCATCGAGGAGGGCCCGTTCACCGTCGGCGCCATCGCCGAGCCGCTGTACGTGGGTGTGCCGGGGTGGGATGTCGGGCGCCGGACGCTCAGCGGGCCGCCGGACGCGATCGCCGAGTCCCTGCGTGCCTACCGGGCGATGGGGGTGGACCAGATCCAGGTGCGGTTCCGCAGCCGTAGCCGGGACGAACTCGTGGGGCAGATCGAGCAGTTCGGCAAGGAGGTCGCGCCGCTGCTGCGGTGA
- a CDS encoding LLM class F420-dependent oxidoreductase: MRLSATIFLTDETITPTRLARELEQRSFAGLYLPEHTHIPVERTTPYPAGGDLPPEYGRTLDPFVALGQAAAVTERLGLGTGITLVAQHDPIDLAKQIATLDHLSGGRFTLGLGFGWNVEEAADHGVDWRTRRELVRDRMALMRALWAEEPTAYEGEFGAVRASHAHPKPVQKPRGPKVNGPRTLIGGAAGPKLFAHISEYADGWMPIGGRGLSESLPRLRAVWTDAGRDPNALQVVPYAVFPTPGKLAHYAELGIEEVVVQLPPAGEAEVLGVLDEYARYV; encoded by the coding sequence ATGCGCCTCTCCGCCACGATCTTCCTCACCGACGAGACGATCACGCCGACCCGGCTCGCCCGCGAACTGGAGCAGCGCTCCTTCGCCGGGCTGTATCTGCCCGAGCACACCCACATCCCCGTCGAGCGGACCACCCCGTACCCGGCCGGCGGCGATCTGCCGCCCGAGTACGGCCGCACCCTCGACCCCTTCGTCGCCCTCGGCCAGGCCGCCGCCGTGACCGAACGGCTCGGCCTCGGCACCGGCATCACCCTGGTCGCCCAGCACGACCCGATCGACCTGGCCAAGCAGATCGCGACCCTGGACCATCTGTCCGGCGGGCGGTTCACCCTCGGGCTCGGCTTCGGCTGGAACGTCGAGGAGGCCGCCGACCACGGGGTGGACTGGCGCACGCGGCGGGAGCTGGTCCGGGACCGGATGGCCCTGATGCGGGCCCTGTGGGCGGAGGAACCCACCGCCTACGAGGGCGAGTTCGGGGCGGTACGGGCCAGCCACGCCCATCCCAAGCCGGTGCAGAAGCCGCGCGGGCCGAAGGTCAACGGCCCGCGCACGCTCATCGGGGGAGCCGCCGGGCCGAAACTGTTCGCGCACATCAGCGAGTACGCGGACGGGTGGATGCCGATCGGCGGACGCGGGCTGTCCGAAAGTCTCCCCCGGCTGCGGGCCGTCTGGACCGACGCCGGGCGCGACCCGAACGCCCTTCAGGTGGTGCCGTACGCCGTGTTCCCCACACCCGGCAAGCTCGCGCACTACGCGGAGTTGGGGATCGAGGAGGTCGTCGTGCAACTGCCTCCGGCGGGGGAGGCGGAGGTGCTGGGGGTGCTGGACGAGTACGCGCGGTACGTGTGA
- a CDS encoding N-acyl-D-amino-acid deacylase family protein — MLDHLIKGATVVDGTGAPAYTADVGIRDGRIAVVGIVTEEARTSEDAAGLVLAPGFVDPHTHYDAQLFWDPYATPSLNHGVTTVAAGNCGFTLAPLNPARPEDADYTRRMMSKVEGMSLVALEEGAPWSWSSFGEYLDALEGRIAVNAGFMVGHCALRRYVMGADAVGGQPSEEQLAEMLRLFHDAMDAGAWGLSTTQSSTHSDGDGQPVASRHARPAELLALSKAVGEHEGTQIEAIVAGCMDQFSDAEIELFVEMSAVAGRPLNWNVLTIDSAVPERVPRQLLASERARKEGGRVVALTMPILTPMNMSLGTFCALNLIPGWGPILALPVPERIAKLRDPDVRAEMLRQSVSKEAGVLRRLTNFARYVIGDTYSEANRGLSGRVVADVARERGLEPFHCLVEICANDDLRTVLWPMPTDNDPESWAMRAEAWQHEDVLLGGSDAGAHLDRMCGAPYTTRFLGDCLRGRKLASLEQAVKMLTDDPARLFGLRDRGRIEEGFHADLVLFDPERIDAGTATLVHDLPGDSPRLDSRAIGVRAVWVNGVEAIRDDVVSGAVPGRVLRSGRDTRTVATR; from the coding sequence ATGCTCGACCACCTCATCAAGGGCGCGACCGTCGTGGACGGGACGGGCGCACCCGCCTACACCGCCGACGTCGGCATCCGCGACGGCCGTATCGCCGTCGTCGGCATCGTCACCGAAGAGGCCCGCACCAGTGAGGACGCCGCCGGGCTCGTCCTCGCCCCCGGGTTCGTCGACCCCCACACCCACTACGACGCCCAGCTCTTCTGGGACCCGTACGCGACCCCCTCCCTCAACCACGGCGTCACCACCGTCGCGGCCGGCAACTGCGGGTTCACGCTGGCGCCCCTGAACCCCGCCCGGCCCGAGGACGCCGACTACACACGCCGGATGATGTCCAAGGTCGAGGGCATGTCGCTGGTGGCCCTGGAGGAGGGGGCGCCCTGGAGCTGGAGTTCGTTCGGGGAGTACCTGGACGCGCTCGAAGGGCGCATCGCGGTCAACGCCGGGTTCATGGTGGGGCACTGCGCGCTGCGGCGGTACGTCATGGGGGCGGACGCCGTCGGGGGGCAGCCGAGCGAGGAGCAACTCGCCGAGATGCTGCGGCTGTTCCACGACGCCATGGACGCCGGCGCCTGGGGCCTGTCCACCACCCAGTCCTCGACCCACTCCGACGGCGACGGGCAGCCGGTGGCCTCCCGGCACGCGCGGCCCGCGGAGCTGCTCGCGCTGTCCAAGGCCGTCGGCGAGCACGAGGGGACGCAGATCGAGGCGATCGTCGCCGGGTGCATGGATCAGTTCAGTGATGCCGAGATCGAGCTGTTCGTCGAGATGAGCGCGGTCGCCGGGCGGCCGCTCAACTGGAACGTGCTGACCATCGACTCGGCGGTTCCCGAGCGGGTGCCCAGGCAGTTGCTGGCCAGTGAGCGGGCGCGCAAGGAAGGCGGCCGGGTGGTGGCGCTGACCATGCCGATCCTCACGCCGATGAACATGTCGCTGGGTACGTTCTGCGCGCTCAACCTCATCCCCGGCTGGGGCCCGATCCTCGCACTGCCCGTGCCGGAGCGGATCGCGAAGCTGCGCGACCCCGATGTGCGGGCCGAGATGCTGCGGCAGTCGGTGTCGAAGGAGGCCGGCGTCCTGCGGCGGTTGACGAACTTCGCGCGGTACGTCATCGGCGACACCTACAGCGAGGCGAACCGCGGACTGAGCGGACGGGTGGTGGCGGACGTCGCGCGGGAGCGGGGCCTGGAACCCTTCCACTGCCTGGTCGAGATCTGCGCCAACGACGATCTGCGTACCGTGCTGTGGCCCATGCCCACCGACAACGACCCGGAGTCCTGGGCGATGCGGGCCGAGGCCTGGCAGCACGAGGACGTGCTGCTCGGCGGTTCCGACGCCGGGGCGCACCTGGACCGGATGTGCGGGGCGCCGTACACCACCCGGTTCCTCGGGGACTGTCTGCGCGGGCGGAAGCTGGCGAGCCTGGAGCAGGCGGTGAAGATGCTGACGGACGATCCGGCCCGGCTGTTCGGGCTCAGGGACCGCGGCCGGATCGAGGAGGGGTTCCATGCGGACCTGGTGCTCTTCGACCCGGAGCGGATCGACGCCGGCACGGCCACCCTGGTGCACGACCTGCCGGGTGACAGTCCGCGGCTGGACTCCAGGGCGATCGGGGTACGGGCGGTCTGGGTCAACGGGGTCGAGGCGATCCGGGACGACGTGGTGAGCGGGGCGGTGCCGGGGCGGGTGCTGCGCTCGGGGCGGGACACCAGGACGGTGGCCACGAGGTGA
- a CDS encoding LLM class flavin-dependent oxidoreductase translates to MGKRAETDPLAEHKALMEETEYVIQADRSGFKYAWASEHHFLEEYSHLSANDVFLGYLAHATQRIHLGSGIFNPLAQVNHPVKVAEKVAMLDHLSENRFEFGSGRGAGSHEILGFIPGVTDMNYTKEIWEETIAEFPKMWLQDEYAGFQGKHWSLPPRKVLPKPYGKSHPAMWYAAGSPASYAMAAKKGLGVLGFSVQKVADMEWVLEQYKTAVVDAEPVGDFVNDNVMVTTTAICAPTHAEAIEIAVNGGLHYLPSLVFRYHDTFPRPEGFPVWPETLPEYTPEFVELLIEEELLICGDPDEVLTQCKRWEQAGADQLSFGLPVGVPKEETLQTIRLIGEHVIPKIDTDPVHRTTRFRQSA, encoded by the coding sequence GTGGGCAAGCGCGCCGAGACCGACCCGCTCGCCGAGCACAAGGCGCTGATGGAGGAGACCGAGTACGTCATCCAGGCGGACCGGTCCGGCTTCAAGTACGCGTGGGCTTCCGAGCACCACTTCCTGGAGGAGTACTCGCATCTCTCCGCCAACGACGTGTTCCTCGGGTACCTGGCGCACGCGACGCAGCGGATCCATCTCGGGTCGGGGATCTTCAACCCGCTCGCCCAGGTCAACCACCCGGTGAAGGTCGCCGAGAAGGTGGCGATGCTCGACCATCTCAGCGAGAACCGCTTCGAGTTCGGCAGCGGACGAGGGGCCGGGTCGCACGAGATCCTCGGGTTCATACCGGGCGTGACCGATATGAACTACACCAAGGAGATCTGGGAGGAGACGATCGCCGAGTTCCCCAAGATGTGGCTCCAGGACGAGTACGCCGGCTTCCAGGGCAAGCACTGGTCGCTGCCGCCGCGCAAGGTGCTGCCGAAGCCGTACGGCAAGTCCCACCCCGCGATGTGGTACGCGGCCGGGTCGCCGGCGTCGTACGCCATGGCGGCGAAGAAGGGGCTCGGGGTGCTGGGCTTCAGCGTGCAGAAGGTCGCCGACATGGAGTGGGTGCTGGAGCAGTACAAGACGGCGGTCGTGGACGCGGAGCCGGTGGGGGACTTCGTCAACGACAACGTGATGGTGACGACGACGGCGATCTGCGCGCCCACCCACGCGGAGGCGATCGAGATCGCGGTGAACGGGGGCCTGCACTATCTGCCCTCGCTCGTCTTCCGGTACCACGACACCTTCCCCCGGCCCGAGGGGTTCCCAGTGTGGCCGGAGACGCTGCCGGAGTACACGCCGGAGTTCGTGGAGCTGCTGATCGAGGAGGAGCTGCTGATCTGCGGGGATCCGGACGAGGTGCTCACACAGTGCAAGCGGTGGGAGCAGGCCGGGGCGGACCAGCTCAGCTTCGGGCTGCCGGTGGGGGTGCCCAAGGAGGAGACGCTGCAGACCATCCGGCTGATCGGTGAACACGTGATCCCGAAGATCGATACGGACCCCGTGCACAGGACCACGAGGTTCCGTCAGTCCGCGTAA
- a CDS encoding SDR family NAD(P)-dependent oxidoreductase, whose protein sequence is MGKLDGRVVIVTGAARGQGEQEARLFAAEGARVVVADVLDDQGERLAEELGCLYVHLDVGEEADWRAAVTAAKKAYGHVDGLVNNAGILRFNALLDTPLDEFMQVVRVNQVGCFLGVKTVAPEMADGGTIVNTASYTGVTGMAAVGSYAATKHAIVGLTRVAALELSPRGIRVNAMCPGAIDTAMSNPAQLDPGADAEEVGRALDGLYRKLVPLGRIGKPQEVARLALFLTSQDSSYITGQPFVIDGGWLAGVSVI, encoded by the coding sequence ATGGGCAAGCTGGACGGACGAGTCGTCATCGTCACCGGGGCGGCGCGCGGACAGGGCGAGCAGGAGGCGCGGCTCTTCGCCGCGGAGGGCGCGAGAGTCGTCGTCGCGGACGTGCTCGACGACCAGGGGGAGCGGCTCGCCGAGGAGCTGGGCTGCCTCTACGTCCATCTCGACGTCGGCGAGGAGGCCGACTGGCGTGCCGCGGTCACGGCCGCCAAGAAGGCGTACGGCCATGTCGACGGACTCGTCAACAACGCCGGCATCCTGCGCTTCAACGCCCTCCTCGACACCCCTCTCGATGAGTTCATGCAGGTCGTGCGGGTGAACCAGGTCGGCTGCTTCCTCGGCGTGAAGACCGTGGCGCCCGAGATGGCCGACGGCGGCACGATCGTCAACACCGCCTCCTACACCGGAGTGACCGGCATGGCGGCCGTCGGGTCCTACGCCGCCACCAAGCACGCCATCGTCGGCCTCACCCGGGTTGCCGCGCTGGAGCTGTCGCCGCGGGGCATCCGGGTCAACGCGATGTGCCCCGGCGCGATCGACACCGCGATGTCCAACCCGGCGCAGCTCGACCCGGGCGCGGACGCGGAGGAGGTGGGCCGGGCCCTGGACGGGCTGTACCGCAAGCTCGTGCCGCTGGGTCGGATCGGCAAGCCGCAGGAGGTGGCCCGGCTGGCGCTGTTCCTGACGTCTCAGGACTCCTCGTACATCACCGGGCAGCCGTTCGTGATCGACGGGGGCTGGCTCGCGGGCGTCAGCGTCATCTGA
- a CDS encoding response regulator transcription factor, translating to MRTSRKLSVALACPEGAWPHPGWPAPDDRYVGRAVRLAPPFRVPEDVDAVVLYCAEPLDALRELRAGAVPVIVVGPHRDTETIVEVFRGGAGYLVEDDYCTCMLSSAVVGATIGHTYLSPAACAALREGARRESTANAAAERLRGLLSPRERQIMELLSTGLGAQEIGLRLRLSEKTVRNNLSNIYAKLDARGSTDAVLRWLGAAPVLRI from the coding sequence GTGCGCACTTCCCGGAAACTCTCCGTCGCCCTCGCCTGCCCCGAGGGCGCCTGGCCGCACCCTGGATGGCCGGCTCCGGACGACCGATACGTCGGCCGGGCGGTGCGTCTGGCCCCGCCCTTCCGCGTCCCCGAGGACGTGGATGCCGTCGTCCTGTACTGCGCGGAACCCTTGGACGCCCTGCGGGAGCTGAGGGCCGGCGCTGTTCCGGTGATCGTCGTCGGTCCGCACCGGGACACGGAGACCATCGTGGAGGTGTTCCGCGGCGGAGCGGGCTATCTGGTCGAGGACGACTACTGCACCTGCATGCTCTCCTCGGCCGTCGTCGGGGCGACCATCGGCCACACCTACCTCTCCCCGGCGGCCTGCGCGGCCCTGCGCGAGGGGGCCCGGCGGGAGTCCACGGCGAACGCGGCGGCGGAGCGGCTGCGCGGCCTGCTCTCACCGCGGGAGCGGCAGATCATGGAGCTGCTGTCGACCGGGCTCGGGGCGCAGGAGATCGGGCTGCGATTACGGCTGAGCGAGAAGACGGTCCGCAACAACCTCAGCAACATCTACGCCAAGCTCGACGCCCGCGGCAGCACGGACGCGGTCCTGCGGTGGCTGGGAGCCGCGCCCGTGCTTCGCATCTGA
- a CDS encoding nitroreductase/quinone reductase family protein — protein sequence MSRLAELRFRAATGFQRHIGNPVLRRLPLQTVLETTGRVSGLPRQTPVGGRRVGDSFWLVSEFGDKSQYVRNIKADPRVRVRLKGRWHTGTAHLLPDDDPVARLRRLPRLNSTAVRALGTNLLTVRVDLTD from the coding sequence ATGTCCCGCCTCGCCGAACTCAGGTTCCGCGCCGCCACCGGCTTCCAGCGCCACATCGGCAATCCGGTGCTGCGCCGGCTCCCCCTCCAGACGGTCCTGGAGACCACGGGCCGCGTCTCCGGTCTGCCCCGGCAGACACCCGTGGGCGGCCGCCGGGTCGGCGACTCCTTCTGGCTGGTCTCGGAGTTCGGCGACAAGTCGCAGTACGTGCGCAACATCAAGGCCGATCCACGGGTGCGGGTCCGGTTGAAGGGACGCTGGCACACCGGCACGGCTCACCTGCTGCCGGACGACGACCCGGTGGCGCGCCTGCGCCGCCTTCCCCGCCTCAACAGCACGGCCGTCCGCGCCCTCGGCACCAACCTGCTGACGGTCCGGGTGGACCTCACCGACTGA
- a CDS encoding aldehyde dehydrogenase family protein, which translates to MSAKGGVERQRLFVGGSWVEPDGGYYAVIDPATEETVGWAPEASRDQVHAACAAAREAFGPWSRTTPQERAAVLARTAEIIGERFVPYAELAQAETGATTGTARGMQVGVGAARFRRYARVEPAEWAIPPQINEAGPMGKAGVMGALAVRQPVGVVTCVTSYNNPWANPAGKIAPALAMGNTVVVKPAPQDPLSVYRMAEALEAAGAPAGVVNVVSGRSVEVGEAAVSSPDVDMVSFTGSTAVGQRIAEVCGRDMRRQLMELGGKGAAVVLDDADIGSAVAGIGTTFSFYSGQICTAPTRVLAQRGVYGRLVEQLAGYAGRLPVGDPRAASTVVGPVISAEHRERVESYVETGRKEGAVVVAGGERPPYERGFYVAPTLLADCTNDMTVAREEIFGPVVCVIPFDEEDEGIALANDTDYGLIDYVWSGDVARAFRVARRLRAGGVGINTVGRNMEAPFGGFKKSGVGRDVGSYALHAYSEVQSIVWPG; encoded by the coding sequence GTGAGCGCCAAGGGTGGCGTGGAGCGGCAGCGGCTGTTCGTCGGGGGCTCGTGGGTGGAGCCGGACGGCGGGTACTACGCCGTGATCGATCCGGCGACCGAGGAGACCGTCGGGTGGGCGCCGGAGGCCTCGCGGGATCAGGTGCACGCGGCCTGTGCCGCGGCCCGCGAGGCCTTCGGGCCGTGGTCGCGTACGACGCCTCAGGAGCGGGCGGCGGTGCTCGCGCGCACGGCGGAGATCATCGGCGAGCGCTTCGTGCCGTATGCCGAGCTGGCCCAGGCCGAGACCGGCGCGACCACGGGGACGGCCCGGGGCATGCAGGTCGGGGTCGGGGCGGCCCGGTTCCGGCGGTACGCGCGCGTGGAGCCCGCCGAGTGGGCGATCCCGCCGCAGATCAACGAGGCCGGGCCGATGGGGAAGGCCGGCGTGATGGGCGCGCTCGCCGTCCGTCAGCCGGTCGGCGTCGTCACCTGCGTCACCTCGTACAACAACCCGTGGGCCAACCCGGCGGGCAAGATCGCCCCCGCCCTGGCCATGGGCAACACGGTCGTCGTGAAGCCCGCCCCGCAGGATCCGCTGTCCGTCTACCGGATGGCGGAGGCATTGGAGGCGGCGGGGGCGCCGGCGGGGGTCGTGAATGTGGTCTCCGGGCGGTCGGTGGAGGTCGGCGAGGCGGCCGTGTCGTCTCCGGACGTCGACATGGTGAGCTTCACCGGCTCCACGGCGGTCGGACAGCGGATCGCCGAGGTGTGCGGGCGGGACATGAGACGCCAGTTGATGGAGCTCGGCGGGAAGGGCGCGGCGGTCGTCCTCGACGACGCGGACATCGGGTCGGCGGTGGCCGGGATCGGCACGACGTTCTCCTTCTACAGCGGGCAGATCTGCACCGCGCCGACCCGGGTGCTGGCCCAGCGGGGCGTGTACGGCCGACTGGTCGAGCAACTGGCCGGGTACGCCGGTCGGTTGCCGGTCGGGGATCCGCGTGCGGCGTCCACCGTCGTCGGGCCGGTGATCTCGGCGGAGCACCGGGAGCGGGTGGAGTCGTATGTGGAGACGGGCCGCAAGGAGGGCGCCGTGGTGGTGGCCGGGGGTGAACGGCCGCCGTACGAGCGGGGCTTCTACGTCGCGCCGACCCTCCTCGCGGACTGCACCAACGACATGACGGTCGCCCGCGAGGAGATCTTCGGCCCGGTCGTCTGCGTGATCCCCTTCGACGAGGAGGACGAGGGCATCGCCCTGGCCAACGACACGGACTACGGCCTGATCGACTACGTCTGGTCCGGGGACGTCGCCCGCGCCTTCCGCGTCGCACGGCGGCTGCGGGCGGGCGGCGTCGGGATCAACACCGTCGGGCGCAACATGGAGGCGCCGTTCGGGGGGTTCAAGAAGAGCGGGGTGGGCCGGGACGTCGGATCGTACGCGCTGCACGCGTACAGCGAGGTGCAGTCGATCGTGTGGCCGGGGTGA
- a CDS encoding CehA/McbA family metallohydrolase, whose translation MCEDHHAGLGRRALFVTGAAAALTLGSVTFARGADDMQHSETRTVRGTLPPGSPDFVYVPVEIPDGVREIKVSYTYDRPSVPAGTQGNALDIGMFDERGTELGGKGFRGWSGGARTEFFIRADEATPGYLPGPVREGTWHIALGPYTVAPQGLDYELTITLTYGEPGEAARPTYPPQRAKGRGRAWYRGDCHLHSWYSDGRRTPAEIAALAREAGLDFINSSEHNTHSAHAHWADVAGDDLLVMLGEEVTTRNGHVVALGTEPGTFIDWRYRARDNRFGRFARQIRRSGGLVVPAHPHATCVGCNWKFGFGEADAVEVWNGPWTPDDEMALADWDSMLVASVRENGRGWIPAMGNSDAHRSPDPVGSPQTVVLADDLTREAIQEGIKAGRSYVAESKNVSLTFTATGGRGRRAGIGERLDVDRDTPVTVRLEASGAPRCTVRFVTDQGVLLTSAPLPVSGSGVVEWRTTPSYAAYVRAELRHEAAVGPLPGALAAFTNPIFLGRSPHS comes from the coding sequence ATGTGCGAGGACCACCACGCCGGCCTGGGCAGACGCGCCCTGTTCGTGACGGGCGCCGCGGCCGCGCTTACGTTGGGAAGCGTGACCTTCGCGAGAGGGGCGGACGACATGCAGCACAGCGAGACCCGTACCGTACGCGGGACTCTTCCGCCCGGTTCGCCCGACTTCGTCTACGTACCCGTTGAAATCCCCGACGGGGTCAGGGAGATCAAGGTCTCCTACACCTACGACCGCCCGTCCGTCCCGGCGGGAACCCAGGGCAACGCCCTCGACATCGGCATGTTCGACGAGCGCGGCACCGAGCTCGGCGGCAAGGGCTTCCGGGGCTGGTCGGGCGGCGCGCGCACGGAGTTCTTCATCCGCGCGGACGAGGCGACGCCGGGCTATCTGCCCGGCCCGGTGCGCGAGGGCACCTGGCACATCGCCCTCGGCCCCTACACGGTGGCCCCGCAGGGCCTCGACTACGAGCTCACGATCACGCTGACGTACGGCGAACCGGGTGAGGCCGCCCGGCCGACGTACCCGCCGCAGCGGGCCAAGGGCCGGGGCCGGGCCTGGTACCGGGGCGACTGCCATCTGCACTCCTGGTACTCCGACGGCCGCCGCACCCCGGCGGAGATCGCGGCCCTCGCCCGCGAGGCCGGCCTCGACTTCATCAACAGCTCCGAGCACAACACGCACTCGGCGCACGCGCACTGGGCCGACGTCGCGGGCGACGACCTGCTGGTGATGCTGGGCGAGGAGGTCACGACGCGCAACGGCCATGTGGTGGCCCTCGGCACCGAGCCGGGGACGTTCATCGACTGGCGCTACCGGGCGCGCGACAACCGCTTCGGCCGGTTCGCCCGCCAGATCCGGCGCTCCGGCGGCCTCGTGGTGCCCGCCCACCCGCACGCCACCTGTGTCGGCTGCAACTGGAAGTTCGGCTTCGGCGAGGCGGACGCGGTCGAGGTGTGGAACGGCCCGTGGACCCCGGACGACGAGATGGCGCTGGCCGACTGGGACAGCATGCTGGTCGCCTCGGTGCGCGAGAACGGCCGCGGCTGGATCCCGGCGATGGGCAACAGCGACGCCCACCGCAGCCCCGACCCGGTCGGCTCCCCCCAGACGGTGGTGCTCGCCGACGACCTCACCCGCGAGGCGATCCAGGAGGGCATCAAGGCGGGCCGCTCCTACGTCGCCGAGTCCAAGAACGTCTCCCTCACCTTCACGGCGACCGGCGGCCGGGGCCGGCGGGCGGGCATCGGCGAGCGGCTGGACGTGGACAGGGACACCCCGGTGACGGTCCGCCTGGAGGCGTCGGGCGCCCCGCGCTGCACGGTCCGCTTCGTCACGGACCAGGGCGTCCTGCTCACCAGCGCGCCGCTGCCGGTGTCGGGCTCCGGGGTCGTGGAGTGGCGTACGACGCCTTCGTACGCCGCGTATGTACGGGCCGAGCTGCGGCACGAGGCGGCGGTGGGCCCGCTGCCGGGCGCGCTCGCGGCCTTCACCAACCCGATCTTCCTGGGCCGCTCGCCGCACTCCTAG